A single genomic interval of Flavobacteriales bacterium harbors:
- a CDS encoding bifunctional UDP-N-acetylmuramoyl-tripeptide:D-alanyl-D-alanine ligase/alanine racemase, producing MSRIAEAVGGVLHAPLGDAPVTDLVLDSRRPHLSPDALFVALRGERHDGHRYLPDLVARGVRNALVSTAPPAELREQLNTINVRDTLDALQRLAAWHRGHFHGPVVGITGSNGKTVVKEWLARSLGREEHIARSPGSWNSQVGVPLSVWGLREGHTLGLFEAGISRPGEMARLRPIIRPTIGVFTSLGPAHGENFTTDRAKALEKLELFREAQVLVYPQDIATLHAAVKELHLDQHLLTRTWSREGSAYVHLLREERVEGGLRLTVAHDADVFAVHLPFDDHASVANALTCMTLLLHLGRTPGWLQEHIPQLHPVAMRLELLDGVNGSLLINDAYSNDTASLAIALDHLSAHAADRERIVVLGDIHESGEAQDGLYDRVAGLLHRARVERLLGVGPQLTAQAARFGPHARFFPDADALLHEVPTDALRDAAVLVKGARSLGLERVVERWQRQVHGTVLEIDLEAVRHNLNHFRGLLRPGTGVLAMVKAFGYGSGATELARLFAYERVDMLGVAYADEGIALRQEGITLPILVMNPEPVPHEVMHRFRLEPVVYDLRSLHAAIDHGRSHADAPAVHLKIDTGMHRLGFDPDHLGAAIEALRHAPFLRVATLFSHFAASEDPAHDAFTRDQLARFTAAADRVEAVLTHRPKRHIANSAGISRFPEAHLDLVRPGIGLHGVGFDATESAKLRPAARLLTTIAQVKEVRAGDSVGYGRRHRANAPQRIAVLPIGYADGLFRSLGHGVGHVRIHGRSAAFVGGICMDMCMVDVTEISCQAGDPVVVFGPDRPLQDHARDMGTIPYEALTAVSQRVKRVFVQG from the coding sequence TTGAGCCGCATCGCCGAGGCCGTGGGCGGTGTGTTGCACGCACCGTTGGGCGATGCCCCTGTCACCGACCTTGTCCTGGACTCACGCCGGCCGCACCTGTCGCCCGACGCCCTGTTCGTGGCCCTCCGGGGCGAGCGCCACGACGGACACCGCTATCTGCCCGACCTGGTGGCGCGTGGAGTGCGCAACGCCCTGGTGAGCACCGCCCCACCTGCGGAGCTGCGTGAGCAGCTCAACACCATCAACGTGCGGGACACCCTGGATGCGCTGCAGCGGCTGGCGGCCTGGCATCGCGGTCACTTCCACGGGCCCGTGGTGGGCATCACGGGCAGCAACGGCAAGACCGTGGTGAAGGAGTGGCTGGCCCGATCACTGGGCCGCGAGGAGCACATCGCGCGGAGCCCGGGCAGCTGGAACAGCCAGGTCGGCGTGCCGTTGAGCGTGTGGGGGCTGCGCGAGGGCCATACCCTCGGCCTGTTCGAGGCGGGCATCAGCCGACCCGGGGAGATGGCCCGGCTGCGCCCCATCATCCGCCCCACCATCGGGGTGTTCACCAGCCTTGGCCCGGCCCACGGCGAGAACTTCACCACCGATCGCGCGAAGGCGCTGGAGAAGCTGGAGCTCTTCCGCGAGGCGCAGGTGCTGGTGTATCCGCAGGACATCGCCACGCTGCACGCCGCGGTGAAGGAGCTGCACCTCGACCAGCATCTGCTGACCCGCACGTGGTCGCGGGAGGGTTCGGCCTACGTGCATCTGCTCCGCGAGGAGCGTGTGGAGGGCGGGCTGCGGCTCACCGTGGCGCACGACGCGGACGTGTTCGCCGTGCATCTGCCTTTCGACGACCATGCGAGCGTGGCCAACGCGCTGACCTGCATGACACTGTTGCTGCATCTGGGCCGCACGCCAGGCTGGCTGCAGGAACACATTCCCCAATTGCATCCGGTGGCCATGCGCCTGGAGCTGCTGGACGGGGTGAACGGCAGCCTGCTGATCAACGACGCGTACAGCAACGACACCGCCTCACTGGCGATCGCACTGGACCATCTGTCCGCACACGCCGCCGACCGGGAGCGGATCGTGGTGCTGGGCGACATCCATGAGAGCGGCGAAGCTCAGGACGGGCTGTATGACCGGGTGGCAGGCCTGTTGCACCGCGCCCGGGTGGAACGGCTGCTGGGGGTGGGGCCGCAGCTCACCGCCCAAGCCGCGCGGTTCGGTCCGCATGCACGCTTCTTCCCGGATGCGGACGCCCTGCTGCACGAGGTGCCCACGGATGCGCTGCGCGATGCCGCGGTGCTGGTGAAAGGGGCCCGCAGCCTGGGCCTTGAGCGTGTGGTGGAACGCTGGCAGCGACAGGTGCACGGCACCGTGCTGGAGATCGACCTGGAGGCCGTGCGCCACAACCTGAACCACTTCCGCGGACTGCTGCGGCCCGGCACCGGGGTGCTGGCCATGGTGAAGGCCTTCGGCTACGGCAGTGGCGCCACCGAGTTGGCGCGGCTTTTCGCCTACGAGCGGGTGGACATGCTGGGCGTGGCCTACGCGGACGAAGGCATCGCCCTGCGCCAGGAAGGCATCACCCTGCCCATCCTGGTGATGAACCCCGAACCCGTGCCCCACGAGGTGATGCATCGCTTCCGCCTGGAACCGGTGGTGTACGATCTGCGTTCGCTGCACGCCGCCATCGACCATGGCCGGTCGCATGCCGACGCGCCGGCGGTGCACCTGAAGATCGACACCGGCATGCATCGACTGGGGTTCGACCCCGACCACCTGGGAGCGGCGATCGAGGCGCTGCGGCACGCCCCCTTCCTGCGGGTGGCCACCCTGTTCAGCCATTTCGCCGCCAGCGAGGATCCCGCCCACGATGCCTTCACCCGCGACCAGCTGGCCCGGTTCACCGCCGCCGCCGACCGTGTGGAGGCCGTGCTGACGCACCGACCGAAGCGCCACATCGCCAATTCGGCCGGCATCAGCCGCTTCCCTGAGGCGCACCTGGACCTGGTGCGGCCCGGCATCGGCCTGCATGGCGTGGGCTTCGATGCCACCGAGAGCGCCAAGCTGCGGCCCGCAGCCCGGCTCCTCACCACCATCGCCCAGGTGAAGGAGGTGCGCGCAGGGGACAGCGTGGGGTACGGGCGCCGCCATCGCGCGAACGCACCCCAGCGCATCGCCGTGCTGCCGATCGGCTACGCCGACGGCCTGTTCAGGAGCCTGGGCCACGGCGTGGGACATGTGCGCATCCACGGCCGATCCGCAGCCTTCGTGGGCGGCATCTGCATGGACATGTGCATGGTGGATGTCACGGAGATCTCCTGCCAGGCGGGCGACCCGGTGGTCGTGTTCGGCCCCGATCGCCCATTGCAGGACCATGCCCGGGACATGGGCACCATTCCCTACGAAGCCTTGACCGCCGTGAGCCAGCGGGTGAAACGGGTCTTCGTGCAGGGCTAG
- a CDS encoding S8 family serine peptidase produces MKNLLLSFATALLIPALLQAQAQQPAYLPGDVLVMLQPGADVAAIAEDLRVVDGLPTTLRVVRQVSAPLRSWLLHYDQPALPQQVMLRAVQRHRATLQAQNNHVVTERVVPNDPQFGQQWHHVNPNDADIDSDLAWDITTGGVTAAGDTIVVCIIENADLPHPDLIGNAWFNFQEIPNDGIDNDANGYVDDRRGWNPAGNNDNVYGGGHGTQVAGMIGAKGNNGTAVSGANWNVKMMVVDYAGVAESDVLAAYTYPLVMRRLYNQTGGNKGAFVVATNASWGINYGDPADSPLWCAMYDTLGTAGVLNCGATANLNINIDVEGDLPTACPSPFMVSVTATNNNDQRTFSGYGATTIDVGAPGEDVVTTSIGGGTGSTSGTSFASPLTAGVIGLLYSAPCATLGALAQADPEAAALYVRDKLFEGVDQVGNLPGNTVTGGRINAFNSLQAIMAGCGPCPPPYDLNAENVAIGDVMFSWGSTATGPFTVQYRPVGSSTWTTQAGLINLAFMASGLTPCTPYEFQVIAECDTLTSDPSALFTWTTEGCCAPPDGLSAGFAGDNIANVLWTAVLAASSYEVEVSPAGAGNWTSYPGIINTSFEIPGLAPCSAYDVRVRSVCNGNPTAWSSTITVQTTGCGACVDNTYCPSESADASEEWIANVSLGTINNTTGSDAGYGDYTTQSTSLSLGGSHPISLTPGYDGFAYDEYFTVWIDLDQDGAFTTTGELVYSSPVANGTVSGNITIPAWATPGSTRMRLIMVYDAAATSGCEDGYDFGETEDYCVTLVDPNTGIAELSAGVMVQHFPDPADRDVFFNVYGVTGQGPVTIELLDNAGQVVERRSSANGRITLTTAWLADGLYFYRAVQNGRELGRGKLMVAH; encoded by the coding sequence ATGAAGAACCTGCTACTCTCCTTCGCCACGGCCCTGTTGATCCCTGCGTTGTTGCAGGCCCAGGCCCAACAACCGGCCTATCTCCCCGGCGATGTGCTCGTCATGCTGCAGCCCGGCGCCGATGTCGCCGCCATCGCCGAGGACCTGCGTGTGGTGGACGGGCTTCCCACCACCCTCCGCGTGGTGAGGCAGGTGAGCGCTCCCCTGCGCTCCTGGCTGCTCCACTATGACCAACCCGCCCTGCCCCAGCAGGTGATGCTGCGCGCCGTGCAGCGCCACCGTGCCACCCTCCAGGCCCAGAACAACCATGTGGTGACCGAGCGTGTGGTGCCCAACGACCCGCAGTTCGGCCAGCAATGGCATCATGTGAACCCCAACGATGCCGACATCGACAGCGACCTGGCCTGGGACATCACCACCGGCGGGGTGACCGCGGCGGGCGATACCATCGTGGTGTGCATCATCGAGAACGCCGACCTGCCCCACCCCGACCTGATCGGCAACGCGTGGTTCAATTTCCAGGAGATCCCCAACGATGGGATCGACAACGATGCGAACGGCTATGTCGACGACCGCCGTGGCTGGAACCCTGCGGGCAACAACGACAACGTGTACGGAGGCGGACATGGCACCCAGGTGGCCGGCATGATCGGCGCCAAGGGCAACAACGGCACGGCGGTGAGCGGCGCCAACTGGAACGTGAAGATGATGGTCGTGGACTACGCCGGCGTGGCCGAGAGCGATGTGCTGGCTGCCTACACCTATCCCCTGGTGATGCGGCGCCTGTACAACCAGACCGGCGGGAACAAGGGCGCCTTCGTGGTGGCCACCAATGCCAGCTGGGGCATCAATTACGGCGACCCGGCCGACTCGCCGCTGTGGTGCGCGATGTATGATACCCTGGGAACGGCCGGCGTGCTGAACTGCGGGGCCACCGCCAACCTGAACATCAACATCGATGTGGAAGGCGACCTGCCCACCGCCTGCCCCAGCCCCTTCATGGTGAGCGTGACGGCCACGAACAACAACGACCAGCGCACCTTCAGCGGTTACGGCGCCACCACCATCGACGTGGGCGCACCGGGCGAGGACGTGGTGACCACCAGCATCGGCGGGGGCACGGGCAGCACCAGCGGCACCAGCTTCGCCAGCCCGCTCACCGCCGGGGTCATCGGCCTGCTGTACAGCGCCCCGTGCGCCACCCTGGGCGCCCTGGCCCAGGCCGACCCGGAGGCTGCCGCCCTGTATGTGCGCGACAAGCTCTTCGAAGGCGTGGACCAAGTGGGCAACCTGCCCGGCAACACCGTCACCGGTGGCCGCATCAACGCCTTCAACAGCCTGCAGGCCATCATGGCCGGCTGCGGTCCCTGCCCGCCACCCTATGACCTCAACGCGGAGAACGTGGCCATCGGCGATGTGATGTTCTCCTGGGGCAGCACGGCCACAGGCCCCTTCACGGTGCAATACCGACCGGTGGGCAGCAGCACCTGGACCACCCAGGCCGGTCTGATCAACCTGGCCTTCATGGCCTCCGGCCTCACCCCGTGCACACCCTACGAGTTCCAGGTGATCGCCGAATGCGACACCCTCACCAGCGACCCCAGCGCCCTGTTCACCTGGACCACCGAGGGATGCTGCGCACCCCCGGACGGCCTGAGCGCGGGCTTCGCAGGGGACAACATCGCCAATGTGCTCTGGACCGCGGTGCTCGCCGCCTCCTCCTACGAGGTGGAAGTGAGCCCTGCCGGTGCCGGGAACTGGACCAGCTATCCGGGGATCATCAACACCAGCTTCGAGATCCCCGGCCTTGCCCCCTGCTCCGCCTATGACGTTCGGGTGCGCTCGGTCTGCAATGGGAACCCGACCGCATGGAGCTCGACCATCACCGTGCAGACCACGGGTTGTGGTGCCTGCGTGGACAACACCTACTGCCCCTCGGAGAGCGCGGATGCCAGCGAGGAGTGGATCGCGAACGTCTCCCTCGGCACCATCAACAACACCACCGGTTCGGACGCCGGGTACGGGGACTACACCACACAATCCACCTCGCTCAGCCTTGGCGGAAGCCATCCCATCTCCCTCACCCCGGGCTATGATGGATTCGCCTACGATGAGTATTTCACCGTGTGGATCGACCTGGACCAGGACGGCGCCTTCACCACCACGGGCGAGCTCGTGTACAGCTCACCGGTGGCCAACGGCACGGTGAGCGGCAACATCACCATCCCGGCCTGGGCCACCCCCGGCAGCACCCGCATGCGGTTGATCATGGTCTATGACGCGGCCGCCACCTCGGGTTGTGAGGACGGGTATGACTTCGGCGAGACGGAGGACTATTGCGTGACCCTCGTGGATCCCAACACCGGCATCGCCGAGCTTTCCGCGGGCGTGATGGTGCAGCACTTCCCGGACCCTGCCGACCGCGATGTCTTCTTCAACGTGTACGGCGTGACCGGACAAGGACCAGTGACGATCGAACTGCTGGACAACGCCGGACAGGTCGTCGAACGCCGCAGCTCCGCCAACGGACGGATCACGCTCACCACCGCCTGGTTGGCCGATGGCCTGTACTTCTACCGTGCCGTGCAGAATGGTCGTGAGCTGGGCCGGGGCAAGTTGATGGTCGCCCACTGA